CCGAGGCCGCTGTTGTCGCCGCCGGAGTCCTCCTTGAGGAGCTGCTCGAAGTCCTCGAGGCGCAGGGACTCCTTGTCGAGCAGCTTGTCGTCCGACAGCAGGTCGCCGCCGCCTTGGCCGCCCGCCGCGACCCGCGGCTGCGGCGCCGCGGCCGGGGCGGCGGGCTGCGCGGCCTGCGGGGCGGCCTCCGCCGGTGCGGTCTCCTCGGCGGCTTTCTCGACCGGAGCTGGCGCGCCCTCGGCGGGCTTGCCCGGCGCCGCGTTGAGCCCCGGCCGTTCCCCGGCCCTGGGCGGTGGCGGCGCGCCCTTGGCGGGCTCGGGCGCGGCCGCGGCCTCCGGCTTGGCGGGCGCGCCGCCAGAGGGCGCGATGTCCCCGAGGCCGCTGTTGTCGCCGCCGGAGTCCTCCTTGAGGAGCTGCTCGAAGTCCTCGAGGCGCAGGGACTCCTTGTCGAGCAGCTTTTCGTCCGACAGCAGGTCGTCGCCGCTCTGGGCCAGCTGCAGCCCGCCGGGAACGCGGCGGCCCTGGGTCGGATGGCCGCCGAGCGGGCCCGGTCCCGCGGCCGCGGCCAGCCGGGGCCCGGCGACCGGCAGGGAGAAGCCCCGGAAGGAATAGGTGCTCCACCTGCGCGGCTTCGGCAGCTCGAGCGCGGCGCGTTTCTGGCGCCGCTCCTCGATCTCCCGCTTCAGCGCCGGGAACCAGTCGCGCTGGGCGCTGCGCATCACGTCGAGGGGGATCTGCGCGATCAGCTGGGCCGCGATGTCGGCATCCAGGTTGCGGTTCAAGCTCAGCTCGACCCGGGCCCGGACCGTCTCGGCGCCGGTGACCACGATGTCGTGCAGCAGCGCCTTGATGGCCCAGGCGACCCGCTGCACGGCGCGCAGCTCGCCCTCCTTGGCCTCGGTCAGGTCGTTGAGCTGCAGCCGCTGGACCAGTGCCAGGTCGATCTCCAGCCCGGGCTGGCCGTTCAGCATCATGATCATGAAGGGCGACAGGCTCTGGGCGATGGCGTACTCCGGCCATTCGCCGATGTCGATCTTCCGCTCCTGCAAGGTCTCGAGATCGAGCTCGGGCAGGGCGAAGACCGGCAGGCCCTTGGTCCCGGCCAGGCCCTCGCCCTGGATGTCCTTGCGGTGGCAGGTCGCGCAGGTCTCGTCGAAGGGCTTGACCTCCATGTAGCGCCCGCTGTCGTCGGGCACGTGGCAGGAGGCGCAGGTCCGCGGCGGGTTCTTGACCTTGGATTCGGCGAAGTTGCGGTTGAAGTGTCTCTCGTGGTTGAAGGCCAGGCGGGTCCGCCGCAGGTAGGGATAGCGGTCGAAGGGCGGATGGCCCTCGGAGAAGCTGGCGAACTTGACCGCGTGGCAGGTCTGGCAGCGGTCGTCGGGCACCGCGGTGGCGTCGAACTCGGCGCCGCGATGCTCCTTGTGGCAGGTCGCGCAGGCCAGGGCGTCCTCGGCCTGGGGCGGCAGGTCGAAGACCGAATCGCGCAGCGCGACCATCCAGGACGGCCGGGATTGCGGCGTGTTCGCGGTGATGGTCTTGGTATGCTGCTTCAGGACCGCGGGCGCCTGGTTGTGCGGATGGGTCGCATGGCGGCCGCGGTCGTGGCAGGCGACGCACTTCTTGCTGTCGCCGTGCGGGTCGTCCGGCCGCACCGAGGCCCGCAGCCAGCCCGCCGGCCCGCCCTCGAAGGCGACGTGGCAGACGCCGCAGTTGCCGACCTCGCCGTGGCCCTGGATCACCGGGCCCGGGTCGAAGGCCGGCGCGCGCAGCTCGGTGCCCAGCACCAGGGCGGCCAGGGCCAGGGTCAGGGCGGTCGCCCAGAAGGTCACCTTTCCGCGCTTGCGGCGCAGGCTGGCCTGGGGGACGCAGGGCGGGCGCTGCTGGCAGCAGCCGCCGTCGCGGTCCGGTCCCTGTTCGCAGGGCCCGCCCTGCTCCTCCGACCTGGTGCAGAGCCAGCGCTCGCCGTCGTGCCGCGGCTCGCACTCGCTCCGTGACTGGCAGCGGCCCTTGGCGGTCGGGCCGAGGCGGCAGGGCCGGCCCTCGGCGGCGTAGCCGCAGACCCACTGGTCCGAGACCCGCTGGTAGGGGCTGCGGTCGAAATCGAAGCTCTGGAGTCGCCGCATCATGGCGCCGCCGAGCCAAAGGCGTAGGCCAGGCCCACGTGAACCACGCTGAGGACCAGGACCGAGTAGCTCAGCGGCAGGTGGAAGAACAGCCAGAGCTTTAGGGTCAGCTGCAGGGCGTACTGGTGGTCCAGGTTGTCCTTGGCCGCCGTGATCTCACCGAGCCGGGTCAGCAGGTCGCGGCCCTTGGTGTTCTCGTAGCGCTGCAGCTCGCGAATCTGGTTCTCCAGGCGCCGGGCGTGCTTACGCGAGCCGGCCAGGTGCGCCAGCAGGTTGCGCGGTTTGCGCAGGTAGGGCGCCAGCACGGTCCAGTAGAAGTTGGCGACCGCGGTGTTGCCGGTCTCGTCCAGCGAGTTGTAGGCCAGGCCCTCGGCCTCGTTGGCGAGCTGGGCGCGGAACTGCGGGATCCGTTCGAAGAGGATCCGCTCGCCGCCGGCGCGCAGGCGCAGCGGCAGGCGGCGCGAGATCACCAGGCCGAAGACGCCGGTGGCGAAGAGCCCGACCGTGGTTCCCCAGAGCAGGATCTCGAAGCGGCCGTTGGGCAGCCTGAAGTCCGAGTGCAGAAAGAACAAGAGGGCGCAGATCAGGCCCAGGTAGACGTGGATCTGCAGCCAGGTCGAGGCCGCCATCAGGGGCAGGAAGGGCAGCTTCTTGCGGGCGTTGAACAGAATCAGAAAGACCATGCCGCCGAACAGCAGCCAGCCGTTCAGGAAGGCCGCGTCGCGCAGCGACATCTCGTAGAGGCCGTTGAACAGGACCAGCAGGCTCGCGGCCAGGAAGGCCAGGACGATGTTGACGAAGCGGCGTTGCGCGAAGCTGTTCATTGGCTGGCCCAGCGCCACAGGCTGTCGCGGTCCCTGAGGTCGAGGCGGACCAGGGCGTCGTGCGGGCAGGCCCGCTGGCAGGCCGGGCCGCCGAGCTGGTCGATGCAGAGATCGCACTTGGTCGCCTTGACGATCGGGTTGCCGCCGGTCTGGTCGACGATCGGCGAGCCGTCGTCGTCGCGGATCTCGACCATGCGGATGTTGTTGTAGGGGCAGGAGTTGGCGCAGGTCGCGCAGCCGATGCAGGTGGTGTCGTCGATCAGCACGTTGCCGCTGCCCGGGTCGCGGTGGATCGCGCCGGTCGGGCAGCCGATCAGGCAGACCGCGTCGACGCAGTGCAGGCAGGCGTTGGCGATCATGATGTTCTCGTGCTCGGGGCCGTGGCGCAGGAAGCGCGGGTTGTTGTCGTGGGCGGCGGCGCAGGCGCGCACGCAGTCGTCGCAGGCGGTGCAGCGGTCGGTGTTGATCGCCATGACCGCGGTCCCGTTCATGGTCCGGGTGTTGACCAGGAAGTCGATCAGGGTCGGGTCGACCGTCGCCTCGCGGCGGTCGGCGAAAGCCGAGAGGTGCCGGGTCGGGTCGTCGCGGGTCGCCGCGGCCAGGGCCTCCTCCGGCAGGCCGGGCAGCACGAAGCGCTCGACCAGGACCGTCGGCACCCGCAGCAGGTCGACGTAGCCGACCGCGTGCAGGCCGAAGCGGTGGTTGAGCGGCGCGTCCCGGCGCCAGTGGTCGATGATCTCGGGCAGGCCGAAGGTCTCGTTGCGGGTCAGGAAGCCCGCCGTGCGCAGGCCGCCGGCCTCCTGCTCGGTGATCCGGCCGAAGCCGGAGCGGATCAGGATCAGGCCGTCCAGGTAGTCGCCGTACTCGGCGATCACCGGCTCCGCCTTGACCACCTCCTGCGGGCTCTCCGAGGCCAGACGCTTGAATCCGTGCGCCCACTCGAACTCGCCGTGGGTCTCGAAGAGGGTGTTGCGGGCGATGTGGTCCAGGACCTCGTCGTCGAGGTGGCGGAACAGCGGCGATTCCTGCAGGTGCATCCTCAGGTCGCGGCTCTGGTAGAGCGAGTCGATCCGGGCCCGGAAGCCCTTGTTGCAGCGCCGGATGTCGCGCAGGCCCTGCCAGCGCAGCTCCAGGACCACCGCCCGGCCCTCGGCGAAGTAGGTCCGGTTGTAGGGCTGCCGGGTCAGGGCCTCGGTCTCGCCGAACATGTCGTCCTCGGTCAGCAGGTCGGTCTGCTGGCTTGCCAGGATGGCGCCGACGTCCTCCAGCCGCTCGCGCGGGCCTTCCTCCTCGGCCATCGCCCAGGGTCCCGCGAGCACCGGGTAGTCCTCGATGTTGCGGCGCTCGGGCACTGGCGAGTTGCGCCAGAGCTGGCCGATCGCCGAGAAGACGGAGCGCTTGGTCCTGGCGCCCTTGCGCGGCGCTCGGCCCCCGGCCTCGACCCGCAGGCTGCGGACCCGGCCGGCCATGACCTGGAAGAAGGAGCCGCCGAAGTCGCCGGCCTGCACGATCACCTCGCCGTGCTCGTAGTGCCGGATCCGCGCGTCGTTCAGCAGGATGCCCTGCAGCGGCAGGTTCCGCGGGAACTCCTTGGGGTCCATCTTCTGGAAGACCGGCGTATCCATCACCAGGTCGACGTCGCGCTCGGTCATCTCGGGGTCGAAGGGGCGGTCCCAGCGCTGCGGCCGGGGAATGCCGACCGCCCGCTGGCTGCGGCCGCGGTCGCTCTGGATCCGCGGGCTGCGCTCCGGCTCCGCGCGAAAGTCGATCGGCAGGCTGTCCCGGCCCCGGGCCATGCTCTCCCTCAACTGCCGGGCGTCCTGGTCTTGCCCTTGTGCTCGGCGGACTTGGGCAGGAAGCGGTCGATGGCGGCCAGCTTCGAGCCGTCGTGGGTCTCGGCGAAGGCCTGAGCCGCCTTGGCCACCAAGTCGGCCACGGCGACCAGGGACTTGACCTCGGCCAGGTTCAGCTTGGCGGCGCTGGCGGCGCGGGCCAGCTTGACCAGCTCCGGGTCCTTGGTGGCCCGGGCCAGGCGGCGGGCGCGCAGCCGGGCGATCTGCACGCGCTTGGCCATGGTCACCGCGAAGCGGTCCTTCTCGGTCGCCTTGCTCAACGCGCGCAGGGCGCTCTCCAGCTCGACCGCGACCCCGACCGCGTAGAACAGCCGCAGGCGCTCCTGGCTCAGCGGGCGGTTCTCCTTGCCGGAGTTGTGCCAGGTATTGTGGCGGACCTCGCCCTGGGACCAGCGGACCAGCTCGAAGGGGCTGCCGGCGGGATGGCCGCCCTTGTTGACCAGCTTCTCCTCCGGCACGACGTGGCAGCTGTAGCAGTTCTTGGTCAGGGTGTAGATCATCTTGGGCCGGATCATTCCGGCCGCCTCGGCGTCGATCCAGCGCTGCTTGGCCTCCTCCGGCGTCTCGGTGTTCTTCTTCTTGCCGCTGTACTCGCTGTGCCGCTTCAGCCAGTCCTTGGCCGGGCTGTGGCAGGACTCGCAGGAGATGCCGGCGATCGGCCTGGTCTTGCCCTTCTGCTCCTTGCTCGAGAAGTGGCAGCTCACGCAGAGACCTTCGGCGCGGATCCGACGCAGGCCCAGGGCCTTGGCGATCTCCCGCCCCTTCTTGTTGCGCGGCAGCGCCTTGAAAGTCTTGTAGTGGTGGGTCTTCTTCCAGGTCTCCGTCTCTTGCTTGTGGCACTCCGCGCATTCGGTCGCGCCGACCACCTTGGCTGGATCCGGCGCGCGCGCCAGGGCGCCGCTCGAAGACGCCAGCAGGAGGCCGAGGGCCAGACTCGCGCCGGTGACGGCCAAGCGGATCCCGTGGTGCTGTCTTGCCTGCGTCATGGTCATCGCCGGGCCTCAGGCGTCCAGGACGAGGTCGCTTTCGGGGACGGTGATGCAGGCCAGGCATTGTCCCCGCGGCGGGGTCTGGCCCGGCTTGGCCAAGTAGCGGACCCGGCCCTCCTTGATCCCGATGGCGCAGCTCCCGCACTGGCCGGCGCGGCAGCCGCTGTTCAGGCTGACGCCGTTGCTCTCGGCGAGGTCGAGCAGGCTGCGCGCGGCCGGGCTCCAGTCCAGGGTCTTGCCCGAGCGCTGAAAGGCGATCTTGACCGTCTCCTGCTTGCCGCGGGCCTGGGCCGGCGGCTGGGCGGCCGGTTCCAGGGAGGCCGGGCCGAAGGCCTCCATCTTGATGTCGGCCTCCGGCACGCCGCTGTCCTTCAGCCCCTCGGTGATCGAGCGGATCATGCCGCCGGGGCCGCAGAGGTAGAACTCGCAGCCCTTGAAGGGCAGCAGGAATCGCATCAGCGGAACCGTGACGTGGCCCTTGTGGTCGTAGTCGCGGCCCTTCTTGCAGGTCGGGGACGGCCGGCTGTAGCAGACCACCAGGTGGAAGTTCTTGTGCCTGCGCTGCAGCTCCTTCAGGTGGTCGTACATGGCGTGGTGGCTGTGGTCGCGCACGCCGTAGAACAGATAGACCTCGCGCTTGAGGCCGTAGGTGCAGATCGTGTTCAGCATCGAGAGCACCGGCGTGATGCCGATGCCGCCGGCGATCAGCACGACCGGACGGGCCCGCCTGACGTCGAGGAAGAACTGGCCGGCGGGCGCCCGGACGTTGATGGTCGCGCCCTCGGGCAGCTCGTGCAGGCGGCTCGAGACCACCCCGGCCGGCGAGCTTGGGCCCTTCTCGCCTTCGCCGATCCGCTTGACCGTGATCCGGTAGAAGTCGCGCGATCCGGGCGCGTCCGACAGGCTGTAGCAGCGGACCTGGGCCTGCGTCTGTCCCGGCACCGGGACCTCGACGGTCAGGTATTGCCCGGGCACGAAGGGCGGCAGCGGTTTGCCGTCGTGCGGCTTCAGGTAGAAGGAGTAGATGCCGGCCGCCTCGCGGACCTTGCGTTCGATGGAGAACTTCCGGACCCCGGTCCAGTTCTCGACCCGCTTGGCCGGTTTCGGCCGCGCCCGCCCGACGGCGCGCCGGGCGCGATGGACGAAGCCTTCCAGGGCCAGGGCTTCGCGCTGCCGGACACGGGCGTTCTGGCGCGCGACCCGGAACAGCAGCGCGGCCGCCTGGATCATGGCTCCGCCCAGGACCACGGCGCTGACGACTTGTAGAATCTCCTCCATCCGTTCCCTTACCTTGCCTTCTTGTCTAGCCCCGAAGGCCCGGCGCGATCCCGTTGCTCGAGACCCCGCCCTTCGCCTCCCATGTCCGCTCCGTCAACAGCCCCCGGCTTCCCCGCTGCCTGCTGCGCGGCGGCACGATCCTGCGCCCCGCCTTCAACGTCAGCATTTCTGGAAGCCGCGACCGCGCGGGCAGATCGACTGCAACGTCATTTGGTGCACGCCTCCCGATCAGAGTTCCAAGCCAGCCGTGATCGCCGTGCCGGCGATCCTGATGAGACGTTTGCTTCGAGCAGCCCACCATCCGAAGTTTCCCCCTTATTCCGGGGCTTTGGTGCGTTATTCCGGTGACAGAATTCGGAACGCGCGCGCCGCTTTTGAGCGGCCCGCCGGCCGGGTTGTCGGCCCGACCCGCGGGGCGCGGCCTCGCGGTCGAGATCGCTCGCCTCAGAACTGATAGAGGATCTCGGTGCGGCCGCCGTAGGCGGTCTTGTCGCCCTGCTGCCGCACGCCGAAGCCCTCGATCTGCAGCAGCATCTGCTGGGTCAGCTTCTGCTGGAACTGGAAGCCGATGCCCTGCTGGTCGAAGCCGATCTCGTCGCCGTCCAGGCCCAGGTCCTGCCGGATCGCCAGCTCGACCGCCAGGTTGGTCCAGTTGTCGTTCCAGAAGGCCTGGTAGCCGAGCGCGATCCCGCCGACGTCGTTGGCGCGGTTGTTCAGCTCCGATCCGAAGTTGCCGATGTTTGGCGAGGCGAAGAGGATTCCCAGGGGCGCCAGCGGGCCGCCGCCGTCGACCAGCTCGCGGCCGGCCTGCAGGAACTCGCCGAAGGCGACGAAGGGATTGGCGTAGAGGGTGTCCTCGGTGCCCCAGGGAGTCCAGGACAGCTCGGCGGAGAGCAGGATGCCGTCGCGGGTCAGGGCGGTCTCGTTCTCGGAGCCGAGCGCGAGCGATCCGTTGGCCCGGAAGGTGGTGTTGAAGTGGCCAATGCGCTGGGCCGCCGAGAAGCCGAGGAACACCCCGTCGTTGCTGTTCTTCTCGTCCAGGGTATAGACGGCGTCGAAGTTCAGCGTGGTGTCCGGCAGGTCCCACTCGGTGAGGAGGCCGAAGAGCTGGACGTTGTCTTCCTGGGTCTCCGCGACGCCGGTGGCCGAGCGGGTCACCTCGTTCCAGCCCCAGACGCCGGCGACCCGAAGGTTGGAGACCCCGGGCATTCGGATGTTGTTGCGCACCAGCCCGACCGAGTCGATGGTGTCGCTCAGCAGGATGCCGTCCTGCACGATCAGCGGCTGGCGCCCGACGGTGAAGCCGAAGTCGAGCAGGGACGTGCCGTTCGGGTCGAGATTGGGGAAGAGGCTGCCGAAGTCGCCTTCCGCGAAGAGCGTCCGGATGTTGAATTTGTACTCGTCCTGGCGGCCGCTGTCGTCGTCCGGCTCCAGGCGGTAGCCGGAGAAGTCGTCCGGCTCGTTCTTGTCGAAGGGCCGGACGCCGAACACGACCTTCTCGGTGCCGGTCAGCTGCAGGTTGGCGAAGAAGTCGCCGCGGTTGACGAATTCGGTGGTGCGCTCGGCCCGGCCGGTGTCGATGGTCTGGATCGAGGTGCGGTAGGTCCCGAAGACCCAGAGCCGCGGCTGCCAGACCGCGCCGGTCGGCAGCTCGAAGCCGTTGTCGAGCTCGCCCTCGCCCAGGAAGTCGTCGCCGATCTCCAGGATCAGCGGCGGGCGATCCGGGATGTCGCCCTCGGTCAGGAAGGGCTTGGGCTCGTCCGACAGGCGGCTCTTGCTCTCCTTTTCCCCGGCGTCGTCGACCGGGCTTTCGGCGAAGCCCGGCTCGGCCGCAAGCAGCGCGGCCAGGGCGATGGCCAGGACCGGGGCCGCGCCGCCGCGGCGCGCGGCCCGCAGGGCGGCCGCTCCGGCCGCCGGGCGGGGTCGGGGTGCCGTCGCGTCCATGCTCCGCCCCCGCTCAGCCGTCGACCTCGAAGACGATCTCCTTCTCCCAGAGCGTCTCCGCGCCCGCGACCACGGCGTCGGCCAGCTCCCGGGCGCTCATGTTGTAGTCGAAGCCGACCCGCTCCACGGCAGCGATCAGGTTGACCGGGATC
This region of Kiloniellales bacterium genomic DNA includes:
- a CDS encoding 4Fe-4S dicluster domain-containing protein produces the protein MRESMARGRDSLPIDFRAEPERSPRIQSDRGRSQRAVGIPRPQRWDRPFDPEMTERDVDLVMDTPVFQKMDPKEFPRNLPLQGILLNDARIRHYEHGEVIVQAGDFGGSFFQVMAGRVRSLRVEAGGRAPRKGARTKRSVFSAIGQLWRNSPVPERRNIEDYPVLAGPWAMAEEEGPRERLEDVGAILASQQTDLLTEDDMFGETEALTRQPYNRTYFAEGRAVVLELRWQGLRDIRRCNKGFRARIDSLYQSRDLRMHLQESPLFRHLDDEVLDHIARNTLFETHGEFEWAHGFKRLASESPQEVVKAEPVIAEYGDYLDGLILIRSGFGRITEQEAGGLRTAGFLTRNETFGLPEIIDHWRRDAPLNHRFGLHAVGYVDLLRVPTVLVERFVLPGLPEEALAAATRDDPTRHLSAFADRREATVDPTLIDFLVNTRTMNGTAVMAINTDRCTACDDCVRACAAAHDNNPRFLRHGPEHENIMIANACLHCVDAVCLIGCPTGAIHRDPGSGNVLIDDTTCIGCATCANSCPYNNIRMVEIRDDDGSPIVDQTGGNPIVKATKCDLCIDQLGGPACQRACPHDALVRLDLRDRDSLWRWASQ
- a CDS encoding cytochrome c family protein, producing MTQARQHHGIRLAVTGASLALGLLLASSSGALARAPDPAKVVGATECAECHKQETETWKKTHHYKTFKALPRNKKGREIAKALGLRRIRAEGLCVSCHFSSKEQKGKTRPIAGISCESCHSPAKDWLKRHSEYSGKKKNTETPEEAKQRWIDAEAAGMIRPKMIYTLTKNCYSCHVVPEEKLVNKGGHPAGSPFELVRWSQGEVRHNTWHNSGKENRPLSQERLRLFYAVGVAVELESALRALSKATEKDRFAVTMAKRVQIARLRARRLARATKDPELVKLARAASAAKLNLAEVKSLVAVADLVAKAAQAFAETHDGSKLAAIDRFLPKSAEHKGKTRTPGS
- a CDS encoding 2Fe-2S iron-sulfur cluster-binding protein; the encoded protein is MEEILQVVSAVVLGGAMIQAAALLFRVARQNARVRQREALALEGFVHRARRAVGRARPKPAKRVENWTGVRKFSIERKVREAAGIYSFYLKPHDGKPLPPFVPGQYLTVEVPVPGQTQAQVRCYSLSDAPGSRDFYRITVKRIGEGEKGPSSPAGVVSSRLHELPEGATINVRAPAGQFFLDVRRARPVVLIAGGIGITPVLSMLNTICTYGLKREVYLFYGVRDHSHHAMYDHLKELQRRHKNFHLVVCYSRPSPTCKKGRDYDHKGHVTVPLMRFLLPFKGCEFYLCGPGGMIRSITEGLKDSGVPEADIKMEAFGPASLEPAAQPPAQARGKQETVKIAFQRSGKTLDWSPAARSLLDLAESNGVSLNSGCRAGQCGSCAIGIKEGRVRYLAKPGQTPPRGQCLACITVPESDLVLDA